The genomic segment TTGGTTGTAATGAAAACGGCCCTGCTCATCGCAGTACTCCAGCAGGTCCACGTCAAACCCGGCCTGCGCAAAGACATCGGAAAACAGAACATAGTCATACAGTAGTTGATGATCCGCCGCCGGATGCTCCTTTGGGCCGGGGCCGCCCGGTCTTGCTATTTGCCGGTACGCCGGATCGGGAAAGTTGCCGTCCGGCACCGCGCATCGCAGGTAGCCGCCGGGGGCCAACCATCGAAAGCAGGTTTTTGCGGCCAATCGGCCTTGCGCTTCCGTCAGGTGTTCCCATACATGTTCACACAGGAACGCATTTGCCCGGCGAAGATAAAAACTCTTTACCCAGTCCGACGGGTTCAGCAAATCCAGTTCCTCCCGGTGAGTGGCCACCCAGCCGGGCCAGCGCTGATCTCCCGCCCCGATGATAATCCGGACCGGCTGATCCGGTGCTATGCCGCTGATATCGATCATGATGAATGGGCATCCTGCGTCGTTATATTCCGAGAGCCGTGCAGCGACTCACCATTTTTGTGCATGAATTGTTACCACCCGGAAATGTTAAATTCAATCATAGAATCAAATGAGGCCGCCATGGGATTCAAATGGACTGCCGGGAGCGAAAGCCTTGAGGGGGATCGGATGGAAGCTGCGGCACTGTCTGAACGCGTTCCGCGTGAGTTTGCCGCAGCTGGAATCCGATTTTTCTCAAGGCTGAAGCGGGCTATGGGTTACATGCAATTGCCCTGTCCGAGAATACCTTGCCGGTTGCTATTCTTCAAAAAAACCTTTAAGGGTCGAAAAAAATAACCGTAAACATCATCCGAAAGGTTTGAACATGGCTGAGATCATCCTCGCGGCCAAGCGGGAAAAATCGCTGCTGCGACGGCATCCGTGGGTATTTTCGGGCGCGATCGCACATATCCGAGGCAACCCCCCGTCCGCGGGTGAAACAGTGGATATTCGGGCTGCCGACGGCGCTTTTCTCGGAAAAGGCGCCTTTTCTCCCACTTCGAAAATACGGGTCCGGGTCTGGACCTTTGAGGCCGATGAAGAAATTACTCCCCTGTTTTTCAGCCGTCGCCTGGAAAGGGCGCTTCGGGCCCGTGCCACCCTGGTGCGAGAAGGGCATACCGGCTATCGCCTCGTCAATGCGGAGTCGGACGGGCTGCCGGGCGTGATGATCGACCGGTGCGGCGACTATCTCGTCGGGCAGTTTTTAACGACCGGCGCGGAATATTGGAAAACCACGATAGTTTCCGCTTTAAATAGGTTAGTGCCCAACCGCGGCATTTTTGAGCGATCCGATACGGATGTGCGATTAAAAGAGGGGCTGCCCAAGCAAATCGGACTGCTTTCAGGTCAAAAACCGCCGGACTTGGTTGAAATCAGGGAGGGGGCATATCGATTTCTCGTGGATATTCGGCAAGGTCACAAAACCGGGTTTTATCTTGACCAGCGGGACAACCGGGCCGCTGTCGCGCCCTACGCCAAAGGAGCCGAGGTTCTGAACTGTTTTTCGTATACCGGTGGATTTGCCGTGGCGGCCCTTAACGCCGGGGCAATCCGTGTCGTCAATGTGGATTCATCAAGCGACGCGCTGGCTTTGGCCCG from the Desulfobacterales bacterium genome contains:
- a CDS encoding class I SAM-dependent methyltransferase, with translation MAEIILAAKREKSLLRRHPWVFSGAIAHIRGNPPSAGETVDIRAADGAFLGKGAFSPTSKIRVRVWTFEADEEITPLFFSRRLERALRARATLVREGHTGYRLVNAESDGLPGVMIDRCGDYLVGQFLTTGAEYWKTTIVSALNRLVPNRGIFERSDTDVRLKEGLPKQIGLLSGQKPPDLVEIREGAYRFLVDIRQGHKTGFYLDQRDNRAAVAPYAKGAEVLNCFSYTGGFAVAALNAGAIRVVNVDSSSDALALARKNINLNSPDATGVTYLEGDVFTVLRAFREENRLFDLIILDPPKFADSRQHLEKAARGYKDINLLAFKLLRPEGFLITFSCSGLMTPDLFIKTIAWAALDAGREAQILRYLNQASDHPTALNFPEASYLKGLICRVT